The sequence below is a genomic window from bacterium.
TAAAGGTAGCCCTTCAGATACGACGGCACAAGAAATGTGCGTATGTGTTTAGCGTGTTCTGAATGATGCTAATTTAAGGCGTAACTCTTTGGTAAATAATAAGATGCCGATGTAAAATATTCCACGAAGAGCTTAATGCAAATATCAAAATGTAAAAAGCAAAATGACAAAGCAAAATGCAAAAATACTTGTAAGGCAATAAAAAAAATCAAATATTAAAAATCAAAAATAAGAATAAAAGAATTCCTTAATTTTGATATTTGCTCTTTGATTTTTGATATGATATTTGATATGTCATTTTGCATTTTAATATTTAATTTTTGATTTTGTATTACACAACTTGTTGTGTTTGAAGTGGTTTCGCACTAAGTCAGTACCATTCATTTGTGCTCTCTGACCACGCTAAACAGGTACGAAATATGCCTCCGTATCTTAGTGAGGCGAATAGTTACGAAGGAGGAAGATGTCAGGTATGAGTGATAATGAGAGTAAGAATTTTTGGCTTACAATTCCAGGTATTATCACTGGAATATCTGCTTTTGTCACCGCAATAGGTGGACTTCTAATCGCACTTCATCAAACCGGACTGTTGGGACGACCAAATAACCCTTCGCAACAGATAGAGATTAAAAGAGACAAAGTCTATGTTGTGGGTAATGTTCGTGATGAATCAGGTAATCCTTTGAGCGGGGCAACTATCATTGCTATTAATACAGATAATAAACAGGAAATTGGAAAAGAAACAGCAGATACGGATGGTTCTTTTGAGATGAAGCTGGAATTCGACCGAAACAAAGACCGCATTAAGTTAATAACCCAAAAAGATGGTTATGAAAAGTATACGATAGTATTAGGAACTGAGCAGGTTTCGTATCCATCAATATTGCTCAAAAGTAAAAATTGAGAGGTAATTATGACTTTGAAATTAAAAAGTATTATTTATGCAATTAAGTCTATCGTTTTAACTCCGAAGTTTTTTCTTCTTATTTTAATATTCATCATTATTTCTAATGTCCAGGCTCAGCGCTTATTGCCTAAAAGCATAATATCAATAAAAGATAAGGCTGAAATGGTGCTAATCCCTGAAGGTCCATTTATTTCGGGTATGAACCAGAATGACATTAGAAATCTTATAAGAGGACTTAGGACACCAATGATGGATATCTATAAATCTGAATTCCCAATGAAAAATAAAATTCTTGGGAATTATTACATAGACCGTTACGAAGTTACAAATGAACAATATGAACGCTTTATGAAAGAAACAGGTCATCGAGCTCCGAAATATTGGGACTGGCCTCAATTCAACGGTAAGCGTCAACCGGTAGTCGGTGTAGGATGGGAAGATGCGAAAGCCTACTGCGAATGGGCAGGGAAAAGGTTACCAACTGAGGATGAATGGGAAAAAGCGGCACGAGGGACCGAAGGATGGATATGGCCATGGGGAAATACGCCAGATGAAGGAAATTTTAACGGCAGGGAACAGGCAAACTATGGCCCTGTAAATGTAGGCTGTTTTCCATCAGGCAATAGTCCTTATGGAATCAGTGATATGGCGGGCAATGTCTGGGAGATGACTTCTGGTATTTGGTGGAAAGGTAAGGATAAAACAATGCACACAATGCGTGGAGGTTCTTTTCTTAATATATCTCCAGATGTTCGAGTAACTATCCGTTGGGCCGCTAAGAATGAAAAAGAGGGCGCAGAGTGGCTTGGCTTTCGTTGTATAATGGATGTTAAAGATATGGAAAGATTTTCTACTAAACCTATTTTGAAACCGGGACGCATTAAAAAATAAATGAGTAATATTAAACGCTTGTCTATTCCTAATTCTATCCTTATACTAACTCTTATTATCTGGTTTGGTTTGGTGGCAATAAATTACTATAAACATCACCCTTCGCTCTATCAGACACTTACGGGCTTAATTGAAATCTCGAGTGTCTTGTTCTTTCTTATCTTCATTTTACTTACTGCATTTCTTGGTGGGCATACTCTTTTCAATCTTTTTAAAATCGAGATTAAAGGATTAGAAAAATTCCTGTTTTCTATGGGGCTTGGGTTTGGGGTATTAATGTATTTAACCTTTTTTTTAGCCACGGCTGGGTTATTATATACTCAAGCGGTCTGTGGGGTAATGATAGCCATTATCTTTTTGAGTATTAAAGATTTAAAAAAACTCATCCCTCAGAAACAGAAAAAGAAACCTAATCTTTCCCAAAAGACAAAAAATTATTCTTTACTTGATTTAAGTTTAGCCGTTATTTTGTGTCTTACTATTCTTGGGGTTTTAATTAGCACATTGACACCTCATATCTCCTGGGATTGTGCGGTTTATCATTTGAATGTTCCAAAATTCTATCTAAAAGAACATAGATTTATCCCAATTCTTCATATTGTTGCCTCTAATATGCCTTTCAATATCGAGATGCTTTATACCATAGCCCTTTCTTTGAAAAATCCTGTTGTGGCTAAACTCATCCATTTCTCATTCGGGATTTTAACCCTGTTATGTATCTATTCTTTTTGTAAAAGATACTTCAATCAACAGATAGGTCTATGGTCAATGGTAATTTTTTATCTAAATCCTGTGACACTTTTTGTGGCTAACATTTCCTATATAGATTTAGCGGTAACTTATTATTTTCTCCTGGCCTGCTATGATTTTTTTCTATGGTCAGACCCGATGAATCAGGATGCGAAAAAGGGACGATGGTTAATTTTAATGGCGATATTTTGTGGAATTATGATGGGCGCAAAATATACCGCCGTCTTTGGTACATTTATTCTTGGTGCTGGGATTTTTATAAAACTCTTTTTTTCAGAGCAGGTTAATTTTTTTAAAATATCAAAGCAAACCTTACTTTTTGCTTTTATCTCCTCTCTCTTTGTTATCCCCTGGCTTATCAAGAGTTATCTATTTACTGGCAATCCTGTTTATCCAGCGGCTTATAATCTATTTGGCGGAATTAACTGGGATAAGGAACTTGCTGACCAATTTGCAAAGTGGCAGTTTGGTAAAATGGGTAAAAAAGAGATATTATCATATCTCCTACTTCCCTGGCAAATGACTATTCATGGAAATTATGGACAGATATTTGATGGTATTTTGAGTCCACTCTATTTAATTTTTATCCCTTTTCTTATCTTCCTTAAGGAAAGAAATAAGGTCATAATCTATTTATTATGTTATTCTATGTCCTTTTTTATATTATGGAGTCTTTCTATTCAAATTTTGAGGTATCTGTTGCCTATTGTGCCGCTGTGGAGCATTATTGTAAGTTATGTGATAGATGCCGTTTCACACAAAGGCAAAATTCATAAGATAGCTATCTGGACGCCGACATTGATTATCCTCCTTTCCATTCAACTTCCTCATCTTTTTCAGTATTCGACTGATGTTTTGGCCGCGGTCGGGTTAGAAAGTAAAGATGCTTACATCAGCCGAACATTTCCTCCATATAAGGTATTTAAGTATATAAATGAGAAACTAAGTGACCGTGCAAAAATCCTTTGTTTATGGGAAAATCGTGGGTTTTATTGTGAGCGGGAATACTTAGCGGATAGTTTCTTCGAGGCATCTCATATGTTAAAAATGATTCGAAAATGTGGGAGTGCACCACAACTATTAGAAGAGTTAAGAAAACAAGGAATTACACATATCCTTATAAATAAACAATTAGCCGCAATCTTTTATGACAAAAAAGGTGTAGAAATAAAGATAATTGAGGAATTTCTCGGTAGATATTGTCATCTTCTCTATTCGGAAAATGATGTGGATTTGTATGAGATAACTGTTCAGCCACTAATTAGCACGGATAAATAATAGAGGAGAGACGGCACGGTGCTAGGGTCGTGTTGAGTAAGTTTTGCACGGGGTATCATCAGATTTCATAACCTGCAAACGGATAATTAGTAACTGGTAACTGGTAATTGGTTAAATAGTTTCGTCCTGAGCTCAGCCGAACGGTATTTAATTACCAGTTACCAATCACCAGTTACCAGAATCAAATTCCGTGCGTTATTTGTTCAACATGACACTAGAAACTTCATCATTCTACATTCAGTATTCTACATTCGATATTCAATATTATTCCTGTTACCTAAACGATTACGATATTTTTAAAAAATTCTCGGTCAGCCTCTTGACAAAATGGAAAGAATTGTTTTATACTTAAATTGAACATTGGAATTGATAATGACTATATTTGTAAGCGTTCAGGTGTAAGTAGCACAAGTAATTATTTTTTATTCACTGCAATTCAGACACTGGACATCAGACACAAGACTATAGACTCTATTTATGCAGGGAATTAGGTAAACGTTCAGCTACTTAAAAAAATAACTGTAAAATGTAAAATGAGCAATTAAAAATTTAAAAGTCAATTCTGTGTTCTGGCAGTAAGAATTGATTTCCCAATCATCTTGCATTTCATCTATCCTCTCATTTTACATTTTTCATTTTACATTGCCCATTTTACATTATTATTAGATATTTTGTAATGACCTGAACGCTTACCTATATTTGAAACCAATTATTGATAACCGATTACCGACAACTAATAAAAGATGGAATGTATAAAAATGCAAGTAAAAAAAGACAATACTAATCAAATAATTACAAGTCTGAGACTTCAGATAATTATAGGAATAATAAATGCTATTTTTATAAATATAGCCATTAATCTCCTCATGCCGAAGGTTTGGCCCAATTTTCCTGTGGTAGAAGTTTGCATTTTAGTTGGGCTTTTACCTATTCTTGCTTTAATAGACTTAGCCCTTTTTGTCAAATTCAAACAACTTATCCTCAATCTGCTATGGATTTTGGTCATCGATGGCATTATCCTCACTACAATCCTCTATTTAATTGGTGAGATGAGATATTTATTTGTCTTCATCTATCTTATGCCCATTATGATGAGTGCCCCTATCTTTCCGCTAAGGCGTCTTATCATCCTCCCAATCGTTTATTCTCTCTTCTTTACCACCATGGTCTTTTTAGAGTATCTGGGAATGATTCAGATTATCGATACGCCTCATCTTGAGATTACCATCTTCTATATTTTGCTGGTCTCAACCGTAACCATAATCCTTATTCATGCCATAACGATAATTATAGGAAGAACTATGGATAAAATAAATGAAAGGGATTGGCAGTTAAGATTGACCTATAAGGAACTGCAGGATTCACAGGATAAACTTGTTAAGGTAGAGAAACTTGCAGCGGTT
It includes:
- a CDS encoding SUMF1/EgtB/PvdO family nonheme iron enzyme: MTLKLKSIIYAIKSIVLTPKFFLLILIFIIISNVQAQRLLPKSIISIKDKAEMVLIPEGPFISGMNQNDIRNLIRGLRTPMMDIYKSEFPMKNKILGNYYIDRYEVTNEQYERFMKETGHRAPKYWDWPQFNGKRQPVVGVGWEDAKAYCEWAGKRLPTEDEWEKAARGTEGWIWPWGNTPDEGNFNGREQANYGPVNVGCFPSGNSPYGISDMAGNVWEMTSGIWWKGKDKTMHTMRGGSFLNISPDVRVTIRWAAKNEKEGAEWLGFRCIMDVKDMERFSTKPILKPGRIKK
- a CDS encoding ATP-binding protein: MECIKMQVKKDNTNQIITSLRLQIIIGIINAIFINIAINLLMPKVWPNFPVVEVCILVGLLPILALIDLALFVKFKQLILNLLWILVIDGIILTTILYLIGEMRYLFVFIYLMPIMMSAPIFPLRRLIILPIVYSLFFTTMVFLEYLGMIQIIDTPHLEITIFYILLVSTVTIILIHAITIIIGRTMDKINERDWQLRLTYKELQDSQDKLVKVEKLAAVSQIAAEAAHEVKNPLQVIKSGLYYLKITHKEDIDAQQTIQQMDSAVGRATGFINDLLNFSKPLELKTTKCQVNKLIKEAIKELPEELLSNIDVTQNLASDLPEINVDSDRIRQVLVNLVKNAAEAMGGVKSKKLKVKSERGGDFIKIGISDTGKGITTEDISKIFEPFYTTRGKGIGLGLAICQRLIEAHQGRIEVDSEVGKGTTFVVFLPI
- a CDS encoding carboxypeptidase-like regulatory domain-containing protein, yielding MSDNESKNFWLTIPGIITGISAFVTAIGGLLIALHQTGLLGRPNNPSQQIEIKRDKVYVVGNVRDESGNPLSGATIIAINTDNKQEIGKETADTDGSFEMKLEFDRNKDRIKLITQKDGYEKYTIVLGTEQVSYPSILLKSKN
- a CDS encoding glycosyltransferase family 39 protein — its product is MSNIKRLSIPNSILILTLIIWFGLVAINYYKHHPSLYQTLTGLIEISSVLFFLIFILLTAFLGGHTLFNLFKIEIKGLEKFLFSMGLGFGVLMYLTFFLATAGLLYTQAVCGVMIAIIFLSIKDLKKLIPQKQKKKPNLSQKTKNYSLLDLSLAVILCLTILGVLISTLTPHISWDCAVYHLNVPKFYLKEHRFIPILHIVASNMPFNIEMLYTIALSLKNPVVAKLIHFSFGILTLLCIYSFCKRYFNQQIGLWSMVIFYLNPVTLFVANISYIDLAVTYYFLLACYDFFLWSDPMNQDAKKGRWLILMAIFCGIMMGAKYTAVFGTFILGAGIFIKLFFSEQVNFFKISKQTLLFAFISSLFVIPWLIKSYLFTGNPVYPAAYNLFGGINWDKELADQFAKWQFGKMGKKEILSYLLLPWQMTIHGNYGQIFDGILSPLYLIFIPFLIFLKERNKVIIYLLCYSMSFFILWSLSIQILRYLLPIVPLWSIIVSYVIDAVSHKGKIHKIAIWTPTLIILLSIQLPHLFQYSTDVLAAVGLESKDAYISRTFPPYKVFKYINEKLSDRAKILCLWENRGFYCEREYLADSFFEASHMLKMIRKCGSAPQLLEELRKQGITHILINKQLAAIFYDKKGVEIKIIEEFLGRYCHLLYSENDVDLYEITVQPLISTDK